The Microcebus murinus isolate Inina chromosome 1, M.murinus_Inina_mat1.0, whole genome shotgun sequence genome includes a region encoding these proteins:
- the DPPA4 gene encoding developmental pluripotency-associated protein 4 yields the protein MENARGKEWNATEKSREECGHSESKQEQAETGGDQQVANQQSTVVPGTSVKKGTKRKRSAKHNEESCPKKAAECNEEPKPRKKIPIPPLPATLPPVNLLHRDIVRAWCQQLKLSSKGQKLEVYRRLCEYAYPNQKDIPSTAKEAKIRVSSKRKSNVEKKEMSLKSSGQRLCCEGTDLPAVCPPPEEGLPALESASLLEGVNTVVVTTSAPEALLASWARTAARAGSSVEAVESPQENCDVRWCVVHGKSLPADTDGWVRLQFHAGQAWVPEKTGDRVSALFLLPSCNFPPPHLEDNMLCPTCVQRNKVLIKSLQWE from the exons ATGGAGAACGCAAGAGGCAAGGAG TGGAACGCCACAGAGAAGTCCAGGGAGGAATGTGGACATTCTGAATCTAAACAAGAGCAGGCAGAAACTGGAGGCGATCAGCAGGTTGCCAATCAACAGAGCACAGTGGTACCGGGAACCTCAGTAAAGAAGGGGACCAAACGGAAAAGGTCTGCCAAGCATAACGAAG AGTCCTGCCCAAAGAAGGCGGCAGAATGCAATGAAGAGCCCAAACCCCGGAAGAAGATACCAATTCCTCCCTTACCTGCCACACTGCCCCCGGTGAATCTGCTTCACCGGGACATTGTACGGGCCTGGTGCCAGCAATTAAAGCTGAGCAGCAAAGGCCAG aAATTGGAGGTATATAGACGGTTATGTGAATATGCATATCCAAATCAAAAG GATATTCCTTCCACAGCCAAGGAGGCCAAGATCCGGGTATCatccaaaagaaaatcaaatgtagAGAAGAAGGAAATGTCCCTGAAAAGTTCAGGGCAAAGGCTGTGTTGTGAAGGGACTGATCTTCCTGCAGTATGTCCTCCCCCTGAGGAGGGGTTGCCTGCCCTAGAGTCTGCCTCTCTCCTTGagggagttaatacagttgtgGTGACAACTTCTGCCCCGGAGGCTTTGTTGGCTTCCTGGGCGAGAactgcagccagggctgggtcATCCGTGGAGGCAGTGGAATCTCCACAGGAGAACTGTG ATGTCAGGTGGTGTGTGGTCCATGGGAAAAGTCTCCCTGCAGACACAGATGGTTGGGTTCGCCTCCAGTTTCATGCTGGACAGGCCTGGGTTCCAGAAAAGACGGGAGACAGAGTGAGTGCactcttcctgcttccttcctgcaACTTCCCACCCCCGCATCTTGAGGACAATATGTTGTGTCCCACATGCGTTCAAAG